The Candidatus Thermodiscus eudorianus region TGTAGTGCTCGCCGCCCTCGGAGACGACCTCGATATCCCTCCGCTCGGATAAATACCTCCAAACCTCCGGATCCGACAACGCGTTCCTCAGGAAGTTATAGGCCTCCCACACGAGCCTCGTGGCCTCACTAGCCTCGACATCGCCCTGGAGCACCCTCTCGGCGATCATCTGCAGGGCCGCGGGGCTAAGGGCCCTCGTGACCCTCCTCATCACGGCCAGGTGCTTCCTGGCCTCGCCGGCGACCTCCTCTATTGGTATATCGACTAGGAGGCCCAGGAGCCTGAGTATGCTTGAGGGCGACGGGTAGCCGACGTCGGCTGTGAACTTGTGACGGGGGACGCCGGCGAAGAGCGCGTACTTAACCCTCTCCGGCATGTCCAGGCCCCTGACCAGCACGCCATAGTAGTTGGCCACTCCAACGAGTACATTGACCTCTCCCCGGGCGAAGTCCTCTAGGAGGCTTAGGGGCTTCTTGGAGTGGAAGGCCTCGGCCGCGATACCCTCGCCCCTCAGCATCTCAGCCAGCTTCTCGGCGCCCTCGATCCCGTGGTCTATTGGCACGTACACGAGGGTCCCGTCCCGGAAGTAGTCCCTCACAAGGGCGACAACCTCCTCGTACAGGCCACGCTCGGGGAGCTTGTAGGAGTCGACTACCCTCCTCAGCCCTATATCACTCCTACCGCCAGCCTCGAAGCCCAGGAGCACCCTGAATAGCCTGACCCTAGCCCCCCGAGGGCGGCCTGTCGCGCTACTGACTATGAGGGTCGACGCCCTCCTCCTAGCCCTCTCCAAGAGGTTCTCCAGCTTCTTGGCCTGCTCCTCGATGCTGGCGAGTTGACTCCTCAACTGTTCTAGCCTCTCCTGGGTTCTGGCCTCGCGCCTGGCCTGCAACTGGAGTCTCGCCACCTCTGATCTCAGGTATGCGATGCGTCTCTGGAGCCTTAGGAGTTCGAGCCCGTTCTCTATGTCTTCGCCGGTGAATCCTACTATCCGGAGGACCGCATCCACGCTCCTGGCGCTCCTCAGCACAGCGTCTACGTCGTCGACGAATACCAGCCTGAACCTGTTCTCGGAGAGGTCCTCGGAGTACTTCCTGGCGAAGCTCGCCGTGGTTAGGAGTATGTCGAAGTCCCTGGACTTGTAGGCCTCCATCGCCTCGCTACGCTCCTTCCTCTTCATCTTGCTGTGTATAGCTATGGCCCTTACCCTGCACCCAGCCCTGTCAGCCAGCTCCAAGAGTCTTCGATATGCCATCTCGACGAGCGTCGTGGTTGGGAAGACTAGGTAGCTCTTCCTGCCCTCGCGACAGGCGAAGAATATGCTAGCCACGAGCCCGAAGGTGGTCTTACCGACGCCAGTAGGCGCTATTATAGAGAAGCTATCGCCCCGGACAACCCTCCTAGCCCAAGTCCTCTGGGCCCCCCAGGCCGGGTTGCCCACGGCCTCCTCGAAGAACCTTATCAGCGACTCGGACTTCCTCTCCAGGCTAGCTAGCTCCCTATAGCCCTGCTTGAGCCTGCCGTTCCCACGCAGGATCCCCTCTATCTCGACGATGCCCAGGCTACCCTCTACCTCTTGGGGCATGCACCTCGGACACGGTAGGCCCCTGGCGAGTCGGGACTCGGTGTTGGAGAGTCCACAGTTCGGGCATGAGTATCTATAGGAGCCTCTGCCCAAGTAGTTGTTGATAGCCAATTACCTACACACCTAACCGTGTTCTCCGAGTGTAGTGTTATCTGGAGCCCCTATACGATATAAAACTCTCGCCAGCCAGAGGGTAGTCGGCGGACAGCCGCTACTCTAGGAGGAGAAGGTAAAAGAGGCTGGTATAGTTATGGGCCTCGCCTACTCTATCCTTACCACTGTGCCCGTCCCTGCCAGTTTGTAGGCGCCCCTGAGGGCCTCTAGCAGGGCCCCCTGTATGAGAGGACCGGTACAGTGTGTGGCGGCGACTAGCTTGGGGCTCTTCGACTTCAGGTATTCCACCACCTTTGGGGGCCTCTCCGGGGGTGCTCCCAGCAGGTGGAGGCCCCCTATTATGCCGTGGAGCCTCCTGGCCTTCATGACCTCAAGCCCGTGCTCGACTATGTTCTCTAGCCCCGCGTGGCCGCATCCGGTCAGGACGGTGAGGGAGTCGCCGGTTCTAATGTAGAGGGCCATGTCATCCATCATATCATCCTCGACCAGTGAATCCTCTTCTAGCCTTAGCATCCCCCACGAATGGCTTGGACCCCACTTCCTCGGTATCTCCCCGGAGACGATTATGTCGTCGGTTATCTCTACAGGGCTCCTGGTTAGTAGGAAGCGGGCTCCCAGGTCTTCCAGCTCCCTTCGAGTATAGGGTATCCCAATGTCCCTGAGGGTCCCTCCCAGGGCCCTTATCCTGGCGTAGGCCGGGTCGAAGAGCCTCTCGTGGGCTATCACAGTTATCTTCCTCCCACTCCTCATTTTGAGGAACTTCTTCAATCCCCCAGTGTGGTCGTAGTGTCTGTGACTGAGGACTACATAGTCTATCTCCCCCGGGTCGACTCCGAGCTTCTCAAGGTTGTATTCCAGGGCTACTCCACTCGTCCCCGTGTCGAATAGTATCTTGACACCCGTGCCCTCGTCTTCCACGAGCGCCGAGAACCCGTATTCTGCAATGAGAGGTGTAGGGAGCGGGGCCGAATTATCCACTAGGATGGTTATCTTTACTGGAGGCAATAGGACTCCACCATGACCTAGTGTACCGCCTCCAGGTTATATATGCGGGGGCGTTCCATGCTGTGGGGCTTGGAGGCCTAGCCAGGCGCTATATCGTTGTACACGTGCTCTACCGCCTTCTCGGCCCCGTTAGTGTATGATGGGGGCTCTATGCCCCGCGCCTCCTCCAGGGCGTCCTCCAGCGACTCCGGAGTGATTTTATCGACGTACACCGCGTGTATCTTCTCAGCGTATATCCTGGCGTTCTCCAGGCTCGCTGATAAGTGTAGGTGCCTCGCCGGGACTAGAACGACCGGCTTTCTATAGGCTAGTGCCGCGGTTGCACTAGTCATCCCGGGGAACTGCGTCACCACTATGCTAGCCCCGGCAAGTAGTTCGTCGAAGTCGGGCGTGTACGTTACATACCTCCACCCGGGCCTCCGCCTCCTGTAGGGTTCCGGGTCGACCCGGCCGGTCTGCATGACCACGTTCTCCAGGTCCAGCTCTACCACCGCGTCGAATAGCTCCTTGTTGCCCAGCGTGCCAGCGGTTACGAGAATGTAGCCTCCATCGTAGGGCTCCCTGGTTGGCGGCTCGTATATTGGCCCGACTACCAGGCCCTTGGGGTAGTTTTTGAGTTGCTCCGGCCAGTGTAGGAAGGTCTTATCGGCTATGTGGTAGAGTAGCCTCGGGGTCTTCCCCGTGTCTAGGATCCTCACTATGCTCTCTACATTGTATAGCTTCAGCCTCTTGAGCTTTCCGGCGATCGAGGGGGGTATGCTGAAGTTTGCTCCACATGATATGACCGCCTTGTAGCTCCTCGTGACTCTTGTCATGGATGAGAGGAGTGCTAGCGGCCACCTGTGGATCGTCCTCCATAGGGGTTCCGCTGGCTTCCGTGGTAGTGGGTGTTCGATTGTCTCGCCTAGCCTGGATAGCTTCTCCCTTATCCAGGGGTAGCCCTTTGGGACTAGGAAGTGGGGGGTTAATCCCTTCATCCTAGCGTAGTAGCCTAGCGCGTATGCGTAGCCCGAGTGCCCGCCTGGGGCCGCTGTTACCAGTATCTCCATTATCTAGAGCTCCTCCAACTCTATGACCGGTTTCTCCAGCTTCAAATCCTTATACCCCCACCTGACGACTAGGTCGGCCCACTCCAAAGCCTCCTCCAGCGAGTCGAAGCTCCTCGGATCGCTTATCAACGGGTCGAAGAACCCTATATCGAGGCCTGGATCCACCTCCTTGAGCTTCTCGGCAACCTTCAGTGGAGGGCTCTGCGAGGAGGTGTAGGCGTTTGGCTTGTAGCCCAGGCCCAGGAATAGGAGCCTCCTGGCGCCCATCTCAGCGGCTATCCCGTGTATCT contains the following coding sequences:
- a CDS encoding polysaccharide biosynthesis protein; amino-acid sequence: MEILVTAAPGGHSGYAYALGYYARMKGLTPHFLVPKGYPWIREKLSRLGETIEHPLPRKPAEPLWRTIHRWPLALLSSMTRVTRSYKAVISCGANFSIPPSIAGKLKRLKLYNVESIVRILDTGKTPRLLYHIADKTFLHWPEQLKNYPKGLVVGPIYEPPTREPYDGGYILVTAGTLGNKELFDAVVELDLENVVMQTGRVDPEPYRRRRPGWRYVTYTPDFDELLAGASIVVTQFPGMTSATAALAYRKPVVLVPARHLHLSASLENARIYAEKIHAVYVDKITPESLEDALEEARGIEPPSYTNGAEKAVEHVYNDIAPG
- a CDS encoding MBL fold metallo-hydrolase, which translates into the protein MPPVKITILVDNSAPLPTPLIAEYGFSALVEDEGTGVKILFDTGTSGVALEYNLEKLGVDPGEIDYVVLSHRHYDHTGGLKKFLKMRSGRKITVIAHERLFDPAYARIRALGGTLRDIGIPYTRRELEDLGARFLLTRSPVEITDDIIVSGEIPRKWGPSHSWGMLRLEEDSLVEDDMMDDMALYIRTGDSLTVLTGCGHAGLENIVEHGLEVMKARRLHGIIGGLHLLGAPPERPPKVVEYLKSKSPKLVAATHCTGPLIQGALLEALRGAYKLAGTGTVVRIE